GGGTGTGCCGGTTCGGGGACAACATGCGCAACGTCGCGGTCACCGAGGGAGACAAGACCGAGGCCGAGATCCGGCTGGGCACCTCCATCAACACCTGGGCGGTCAACGACCTGGTTGAACGGGTCGAGGCGGTCAGCCAGGACCAGGTGGACGCGCTGCTGGCTGAATACGACGCAGACTACGACGTCGCCGAGGAGCTGCAGGAAGGCGGCGCCCGCCGCGAGGCGCTCGCCTACGCGGCCCGCCAGGAAGCCGGAATGCGGTCCTTCCTCCAGGAGGGCGGATTCGAGGCCTTCACCACCAACTTCGAGGACCTCGGCGGACTGCGTCAGCTTCCCGGACTGGCAGTGCAGCGACTCATGGCCGCCGGCTACGGTTTCGGCGCGGAGGGCGACTGGAAGACGGCCCTGCTGGTCCGCGCCGCGAAGGTCATGGGACACGGTCTTCCTGGGGGTGCCTCGCTGATGGAGGACTACACCTACGAGATGACGCCGGGCAAGGAAAAGATCCTCGGTGCGCACATGCTCGAGATCTGCCCCTCACTGACCACCACCACTCCCCGGATCGAGATCCACCCGCTGGGCATCGGCGACCGCGAGGACCCGGTCCGCATGGTCTTCGACACGGACCCCGGTGAGGGAGTCGTCGTCGCGATGTCTGACCTGCGCGAACGCTTCCGGCTCACCGCGAACCTGGTCGACGTGGTGGCCCCGGATGAGCCGCTGCCGAACCTTCCCGTGGCGCGCGCGGTCTGGGAGCCGCGGCCGAACTTCGCGACCTCAGCGACCTGCTGGCTCACCGCAGGGGCGGCGCACCACACGGTGCTCTCCACTGCGGCCGGACTTGAAGCCTTCGAAGATCTGGCCGAGATCGCCGGAATGGAGCTGGCAGTGATCGATGCCGACACCACCGCCCGCGGCTTCGCCCGGGAGCTGCGACACAACGCGGCGTACTACCGACTTGCGCAGGGTCTCTGACCCCTCGCGCACCACAGACCCACTCATTCGCACCAAGTGCCTACCGCAGGGGCAGGCACCAAATCAGGAGGAAAACACGATGCAAAACCGATCAATGAAGATGCTGGGCGCCTCGGCTGCCCTGGTTTTGGGACTCACCGCTTGTTCAGGCGGAGGGGCCGGAAGCGACGAGGGTGACGGCGGAGGGGACGCTGCACCGGAGGACATGACAGTCGGCGTCGCGATGCCGACGCAGACCTACGAGCGCTGGCTCAACGACGGCGCCTCCGTGGAGGAGGGCCTGGAGGAGCTCGGCTACACCGCCGACCTGCAGTTCGCCGATGATGACATCCCCACCCAGCAGCAGCAGATCGACCAGATGATCACCCAGGAGTATGACGCGCTGATCATCGCCTCCATCGACGGCTCGGCGCTGACCAGTCAGCTCGATGCCGCGGCAGCGGCAGACATCCCGGTGATCTCCTATGACCGACTGCTGACCAACAGCGAGAACGTCGACTTCTACGTCACCTTCGACAACTTCGCGGTGGGCCAGGAGCAGGCCAGGGCGCTGCTCTACGGCCTCGGGGTCCTCGACGAGAACTTCGAGGAAGCCGAGGATGCTCCTGAGGAGACGCTGAACGTGGAGCTCTTCGCCGGCTCGCTGGATGACAACAACGCCCGCTTCTTCTGGGACGGTGCGATGGATGTGCTGGAGCCCTACATCGAGGATGGAACGCTTGCAGTTCCCTCCGGCCAGACCACGATCGAACAGGCCGCCACCCAGCGCTGGGAGCAGGAGACCGCCCAGGAGCGCATGGAGAACCTGATCACCAGTGACTACCGCGGTTCGGATGCCGAGCTTGACGGTGTGCTCTCCCCAGCAGACCCGCTCTCACGCGGCATCATCAATGCGCTGCGCAGCGCGGGCATGGGTGACGACATCGAAAGCGGCCTGCCGATCGTGACCGGCCAGGATGCTGAGATCGCGTCTGTCTCGCTGATCGCGGAGGGCGTGCAGCACTCCACCATCTTCAAGGACACCCGAAACCTCGCGGACGAAGCTGTCAACGCAGCCGACGCCTTCCTCAACGGGGAAGAGCCTGAGGCCAACGACACCGAGAGCTATGACAACGGCTCCGCAGTGATCCCCTCCTACCTGCTGCCGGTGGAGATGATCCTCGAGGAGAACTACGAGGAGATCCTCGTGGAATCCGACTTCTACACCGAGGAGCAGGTCGAGTCCGGTCAGCAGTGATTCCGATCAGCGCCCCTGCTCAGGCAGGGATCCTGATCCATCACTGAGCTGAGCACTGCTCACCAGTTTCGCCGGTCGGGTCCGGGGTGAAAGCCCCGGGCCCGACTTTCGGCAGAGGTCCTAAGGAGGGCCCATGAATGAGAACATCCTTGAGATGCGCTCCATCACCAAGCGATTCCCCGGTGTGGTGGCGCTTCAAGACGTGAACCTGCAGGTTCGCCGCGGAGAGATCCACGCCGTCTGTGGGGAGAACGGAGCAGGCAAGTCCACCCTGATGAAGGTGCTCTCCGGCGTGCACCCCGCTGGCACCTACGAGGGGGAGATCCATTTCGAATCCAAGGCGGTGAGCTTCTCCTCGCTCAATGATTCTGAGCACCTGGGGATCGTCATCATTCACCAGGAGCTCGCGCTCGTGCCGCATCTCTCGGTGGCGGAGAACATCTTCCTGGGCAATGAGAAGAGCCACGGCGGCATCATCAACTGGCACGAGGTCAACCTGGCGGCCGCAGCCCTGCTGGAGAAGGTCGGGCTCCACGAGAACCCGGTGACACCGGTCGGCCACCTCGGCGTCGGCAAGCAGCAGCTCGTGGAGATCGCCAAGGCGCTGAGCAAGGATGTGAAGCTGCTGATCCTGGACGAACCCACCGCCGCACTGAACGACGATGACTCCGCTCACCTGCTCGGCCTCATCCGAGACCTGCGCGAGGAGGGCGTCACCTGCATCATCATCTCGCACAAGCTCGGCGAGATCGCCGCCGTGGCGGACTCCACCACTGTCATCCGTGACGGCAGCACGGTGGAGACCATCGACATGGCCGAAGCCTCCCGCAATGGTGAGGACCTCACGCGGCGGATCATCCGCGACATGGTCGGGCGCGACATGGAGAACATGTACCCGGCACGTGACGTGACCCTCGGCGAAGAGGTGTTCCGCATCGAGGACTGGCATGTCAGCCATCCCACCCAGCGCGAGCGGAAAGTCGTCGACGGAGCCGCGCTGAACGTCCGCGCGGGCGAAGTGGTCGGCATCGCCGGACTCATGGGCGCAGGACGCACCGAGCTGGCCATGAGTGTGTTCGGGAAATCCTATGGCCGTGACATCAGCGGCACCGTGTACATGCACGGGAAGCCCGTGAAGATCGAGAGCGTCTCGGATGCCATCAAGGCGGGCATCGCCTATGTCAGTGAGGACCGGAAGCGCTACGGGCTGAACCTGATCGATGACATTCGCCGCAACATCAGCTCTTCGGCGCTGAAGCGCGTCGCCCCCCGCGGATGGATCAATGAGAACGAAGAGATCGCGGTGGCCGAGCGTTACCGCGGCTCGATGAACATCAAGGCGCCCACGGTCATGTCGGTCCTCGGCAAGCTCTCCGGAGGCAACCAGCAGAAGGTGGTGCTGAGCAAATGGCTCTACACCGAGCCCGAGCTGCTGATCCTCGACGAACCCACCCGCGGCATCGACGTCGGCGCGAAATACGAGATCTATTCAATCATCAATAAATTGGCGGCCTCCGGGAAGGCGATCATCGTGATCTCCTCCGAGCTGCCCGAGGTGCTCGGCATGTGCGACCGCGTCTACACGCTGTCCTCTGGCCGCATCACCGGGCAGGTACCCGTGGAAGATGCCACCCAGGAGCGCCTCATGGAGCTCATGACAATGGAGAAGGACTGAGGCATGACCGGTACATCTAATATCATCGAGCTCTTGACGCGGAATCTGCGTCAGAGCGGCATCTACATCGCCTTCGTGCTCATCGTCCTGCTCTTCACGGTGCTCACCGGCGGCACGCTGCTGAGCCCAGGGAACATCACGAACCTGGTGCTGCAGTACTCCTATATCCTCATCCTCGCCATCGGCATGGTGATGATCATCGTCGCCGGTCATATCGACCTCTCGGTGGGCTCGGTGGTCGCACTCACCGGCGGTGTGGCGGCCGTCGTCGTGATCCGAGAGGGCATGCCCTGGTGGGTCGGCATCATCGCCGCGCTGATCACCGGTGTGCTGGTCGGGATCTGGCAGGGCTTCTGGGTGGCGATCGTCGGAATTCCCGCGTTCATCGTGACCCTCGCAGGCATGCTGATCTTCCGTGGCCTCGCCATGCAGGTGCTGGACAACGTCTCGCTCTCCCCATTCCCCGAGGAGTACCGGCAGATCGCCGGCGGCTTCTCCAACGGGCTGCTCGGCGGACCCGGCTATGACCTCTTCACGCTGGTGATCTTCGCGCTTGCCTCGGTCGGCTTCGCCGTGCAGCAGTGGCGGGCACGGATGCGCAAGCTCGAATACAAGCAGCCGGTGGAGGCCCTGTGGCTTTTCGCCGTCAAGGTGCTGCTGGTGGTCGCGGTCATCATGGCCTTCGGGTGGCAGCTCGCCAACTCGCGCGGCATGCCTTACGTGCTGGTCCTGCTGGCCGCACTGGTGCTGATCTACGGATTCGTCACCCAGCGCACCGTCTTCGGCCGCCACATCTACGCCATGGGCGGCAATCTCGACGCCGCCAAGCTCTCCGGTGTGAAGACCAAGCGGGTCAACTTCCTGCTCTTCGTCAACATGGGCGTGCTGGCCGCCATCGCCGGCATCGTCTACTCGGCTCGGTCGAACTCCGCGCAGCCTGCGGCGGGCAACATGTTCGAGCTGGACGCGATCGCGGCGGCCTTCATCGGCGGCGCAGCGGTCACCGGCGGTGTCGGCAAGGTCCAGGGCGCCATCATCGGCGGCCTGATCATGGCCGTGATGTCCAACGGCATGCAGATCATGGGCATCGACCAGTCCACGCAGAACGTGGTCCGCGGCGTGGTCCTGGTGCTCGCCGTGGCCTACGACGTCTGGAGCAAGAAGAGGGCATCTGTGAGCAGCTGATCAGTGAGCGCTCTCACCAGAAGAAGGCCGCCGTCCCGATCTCGTCGTCGGGGCGGCGGCCTTCTTTGCGCGCGGACGAATTTGTCCCTGATTCATGCCCGAGAAGCATCAGATGATAGCCATCTGACATTCTTTGAATCGATTTATTGCACGTGTCCCAGATCACACGTAGTCTGATCTGCAGAGGTTTCAAGGAAATGTGCACCTGGAAATTGAATCGATTTACCACTTGCCCACCGATATGAGGGATCTGATGAGAATCAAGAAGTTCACCAAGCTGGCAGCTGCCACGACCATCGGCGCACTCGCCCTGACCTCCTGCGGAGGAGGCGGCGACGCTGAGGGGACCGAAGAAGATCCCGTGGAGCTGCGGTTCGCCTGGTGGGGCTCCGAAGACCGCAACGCGAGCACCCAGGAGATCATTGAGGCATTCGAAGAGGAGAACCCAGGGATCACCGTGGAGGGCAGCTACAACGACTGGACCGGCTACCAGGACCAGCTCGCCACCCAGGTCGCCTCCGGCGATGGCCCCGACATCGTGCAGCTCGACGACGAGTTCATCAGCGAGTACGCCGACCGCGGTTCCCTGCTGGAGCTCACCGACGTCGACACCTCGAACATCGACCCTGCTGTGGTCGAAGGCGGCCAGGCTGACGGCACGCAGTACGCCATCCCCACCGGTGTCAACGCCCTCGTTATGATGGCGAATCCGCAGCTGTTCGAGGAGGCAGGCGTGGAGATCCCGGATGACACCACCTGGACCTGGGATGACTACTTGGAGATCAGTGAGACGATCCACGAGGAGACCGGCGCCTATGGCACGAACAAGCCGGTTGCACAGACCATGATGATCTGGCTGCGCCAGCATGACAAGTCGATGTTCACCGAGGATGGAGGCATCGGCTTCAACGAGGAGGACGCTGAAGAGTACTTCACCCTACTCAGCGACATGATGGACTCCAATGCCCTGGCCAGCGCCTCAGAGCTGGTGGAGGAAGAGTCAGCCAATCTCGAAGCGGCTCTCATAGCGACAAACCAGGCGGCGATGGGCATGTCCTGGACCAACCAGCTTCCCGTGATGTCCGAAGCCTCCGGCAATGATCTGATCCCGCTGCGCTTCCCGAGCCCGACCGGCAATGTCGAGGACAACGGTCTCTGGTTCAAGAACACGATGCTTGTCGCTGCCACTGCCTCCACCGACTACCCCGAAGAGGCCCAGATGTTCATCGACTTCATGGTCAACTCCGAGGAAGCTGGCCAGGCGAACCTCATGGACCGCGGCCTTCCCTCCAACGCCGATGTCCGAGAGAGCGTGATCGAGCAGGTCGAGGGACAAGACCTCGTGGCTGCTGAGTTCGTGGCGGACCTGGATGGAGAGATCACTGACTCCGAGGTGCTCCCACCAGTCGGGTTCACTGGTATCTCCGATGCGCTGACCAACCGCCAGCAGGACGTGTACTTCGATCGAGCAACTCCCGCGGAGGCGGCCGAGTCCTTCGTCACCGAAGTCGAGGACATCCTCGCGAACAACGAGTGACGAATGAGCAGCTGAGCATCTGATCGGCAGATCCAGCTGAGCAGTCCGCCGTCGTCCCCTCCGGCGCCACCGGAGGGGACGACGGCGGCTCTGTCCGAGGCCGACGTGTCAGTGACCGGCTGTCCCAGCGGCCGACGTGAGGAGACATCACCGATGGAGACCCAGACCGGGATGATGATGAGCACAGTGGAGATGCTCCACGCTGGGTTCCGCGAGCCCGACCCTGCGGCCCGACCGATGATGCGGTGGTGGTGGTTCGGCCCCGACGTCCAGCGCGGCGATCTGCTGCGCGATCTCGATGACATGGCGGCTGCGGGCCTCGGTGGAGTCGAGTGCTCCTTCGTCTATCCGATGGGATCGGACAGCGACACCTTTCTCTCCGAGACCTTCCTCGGCGATGTGCAGTTCGCGGCGGAGGCCGCCCAGGACCGTGATCTGCGCTTTGATCTCACGCTGGGATCGGGATGGCCCTACGGAGGACCGCACATCGATGAGTCCACCGCCTCCCGGTGTCTGCATTGGGAGCGCCATGAGGTCCTGATGCAGCCTCAGCGCATTCCCATCCCGCACCTGTGGCCCCGTGACGAGTTCATCGCCGGCTATATCGGTGAGGGCACCGGCGCGGAGCCTGCGGAGAACTATGTCCAGCTCCAGCGCGAGGGCGATCACCTCATCGTCCCGGCGGGCCGTGGGCCGCGGGTGCTGCTGCTGGCGATCAGTCGGCTCAGCGGGCAGACGCTCAAGCGCGCAGCCAGCGGCGCCGAGGGGTGGGTTCTCGACCACATGAATCCTGCCGCTGCGCGTGCGCATATCGAGGCCGTTGCCGAACCCCTCGTGGCGGCCGCCGGCGTGCACCGGCTCGGGACAGTGTTCTGCGACAGCCTTGAGGTGTTCAACGCCGATTGGACCGGCATGCTGCCGCGAGAGTTCGAGGCGCGACGGGGATATGACCCGCTGCCGCAGCTCTGGCGGCTCACCACCAACCAGGAGGCCGGGCGAGAGTTTCAAGCCGACTTCCATCGCACACTGACCGAGCTGGTGGAAGAGAACTTCATCCGGGTCTTCGGAGACTGGGCCCGGTCCAAGGGACTGAGCTTCCGACTCCAGTGCTACGGGCAGCCGCCCGTGACGATCAGCTCCTATCGCCATGCGGATGCCTTTGAAGGTGAGGGATGGGGCTGGGATGCCATCACCGCGTGCCGCTGGGCGAGCTCTGCGGCACAGATCTACGGCAGGGATGTGGTCTCTTCGGAGACCTGGACCTGGAACCATTCCCCGTCGTTCCGCTCCACGCCGCTGGACATCCTCGGTGAGGCCCATGACCACCTGCTGATGGGCATCAACCAGTTCTTCGGCCACGGATGGCCGAACTCGCCTCGCCCGGAGGCCTCCCCGAGTTCCTCCGAGCCCGCCGAGCTCGGGCGCGTCTTCTACGCCTCGGCAGCCCTTGATTCGCGCAACGCCTGGTGGGACGCCGCTCCCTCGCTCTGGGGCACGCTGCACCGGCTCTGCTGGCTCATGCGCCAGGGGGGCCGGCTCTCCCAGGTGGGCATCTATCTCCCGGCCCGAGACATCTCCACCGGGTTCGGTGACGCGGGCAGGGTGGACCTCTACAAGGAATCGCGGCTGCATATCGGCGAGGAGCTGCCCCACGCTCTGCGCACGGCCGGGCTCGACTTCGACCTCTTCGACGACGACGCCGCCGCGGTCCTCGACCCCGCGCGCTTCCCCCTGGTGGTGCTGCCCCATGCCGTCGACATCCCTGCCGAGACGTTCAGCTGGCTGCATGCCGTCCAGAATGCCGGCGGCGTCGTGCTGGACCTCGGGGGCACCGCAGGACTGGGGGAGCCCGTCATGGACCCGCAGACTGTCCCCGACCGTCTGCCTTCCGCGGCGGAGGTTCCGGTGCGCCTGAGCGGATGGGCTGACACAGAGAGCGGGACCGTCGGGAACGAGACCGTCGCGGTCACCACGCGCGCCCTGGACGGGGCGCGCATCCACTTCGTCGCCAACACCGGTCAGCATCCCGCAGCGGTGACGCTGCACTTCGCCGGCGAGAGAGAAGGCGCAGGCGAAGGCGAGGGAGCACCGGAGGGGCAGGCTGGCCCGCGCGTGCTGGAGCGCTGGGACGCCGAGACGGGTGCAGTGCGAGAAGTGCGCGCCCTCACCGGCGGGATCGACCTCGAGCTGGAGCCCTATGAGGCTGCCGTCTTCGTGGAGCACGAAGACCCAGCGCGCCTGAAGATGGAGCTGGTCGCCGCGCCGGGGCGCCGTCGCGAGACTCTCCGGCTCGGCATCGAGGGGTGGCGTGTGCAGTTCTCCGACGAGCATGAGCCGCGGGAGGTGGGCCTCCCGCACCAGTGGGAGCAGGAGACATCCCGCAGCCACTTCTCTGGAACAGCGACCTACACGGCAGAGATCTCTGTCCCCGAGGGCGCCGACAGCGTGGTGCTGGATCTCGGGGAAGTGCGGGCGCATCAGCTCGTGGACCCTGAGGCTGCGGGGCTGATGGAAGCTTCCTTCAGCGCCGAGGTGCTGCCTCCCGTCGGTGCGGTGGCAAGGGTCCTGATCGACGATCAGCCGGTCGGCCTGCTGTGGAAGACCCCCTACCGGCTTGATCTCAGCGCCGCCGTGATGCCCGGGAGGATGCACCTGCTCTCGCTCGTGGTCTCCAATGTGACCAGCCATCGTCTGGCCGCAGACGCTGGCCTCCCGTGTATGGTCGCTGAGTCTCACGAGGCCTACGGGGCACGCTTCGGCATCCAGACTCTGGACCTGGCGCTCGCAGATGTCGCATCGGGACTTCTCGGCGAACCTGTTCTGAGCATCACTTGAGCTGAAGTGATACGTCTGCGGTATCAACGCATGTCGAACCGGTCACGTGATGGGCCCAAACTGCGTTGACGTGTCTTGAGTCACAGACCTACAGTCAATGGCAACCGCTTGCCCAGTGATGTGACTCACAAAATGCTCTGCATCTGGGTGGGCGCAGCATTCGCACCGTTTCACTCAATGAAGAGGACACCATGAAGAACTTTCGGTACACCAAGCTTGCCGCCGCCGCACTGGTCGGCGCAGTGGCACTGACCGCCTGCGGCGGGGACGCCGACGGCGGAGGCGAGGGCGAGGATGGCGAGGTCACCCTGCGGTTCAGCTGGTGGGGTTCAGACTCGCGGCACCAGGCCACCGAGGAAGCCATCGAAGTGTTCAACGAATCCCACGACGGCATCACCGTGGAAGGTGAGTACGGGGACTGGGGAGGCTATTGGGATCAGCTGGCCACCCAGGCCGCGGGCAACGATGCCCCCGACATCATCCAGATGGACGACAAGTACCTGCGCGAGTACGCCGACCGCGGCAGCCTGCTGGACCTCTCGGATGTAGACACCGCCGAGTTCGACCAGGGAACTCTGGACAACGGTCGCACGGAGGACGGTCTCTTCGGCATCACCACGGGCATCAACTCTCTGGCCATGGTGACCAACCCCGACATCTTCGAGGAGGCGGGGGTGGAGATGCCTGATGACACCTCGTGGACCTGGGAGGACTTCGCAGAGATCTCGGCCGAGATCAGCGAGAGCGGCGACGGCGTCTACGGCACGAACAACCCCAACGAGCCCGGCTCCTTCCAGATCTGGCTCCGCCAGCAGGGCACGAACTTCACCACTGCTGAGGGTGAGCTCGGTTTCGATCAGGCCCAGGCTGCCGAGTACTTCCAGTACTGGCTCGACATGGTCGGTGACGGCATGGCGTCGGCTTCGGAGCTGGCAGAGAATCAGAGCGCCGGACCGGACCAGTCCATGATGGGCACCGGTGAGGCAGCCATGGCCTCCTGGTGGACCAACCAGCTGGGCGGTCTCACCGAGGCCTCCGGTGCGGAGCTCGAACTGCTGCGCTTCCCCACCGAGGGTGGCAATCCTGAGGAGAGCGGCATGTGGTACAAGTCCTCGATGATGCTCTCCGGCTACGCCGGCACTGATCATCCCGAGGAGGTGCAGACCTTCATCGACTGGTTCGTGAACTCCGAGGAGGCCGCAGACTTCAACGGCTTCGACCGAGGCCTGCCAGCGAACGCCTCCATCCGGGAATACGTTCTCGAGGATGCCTCGGAGCCGGATCAGAAGACTGCCGACTTCATCACGGATATCGAGTCTGAGGTGGAGGCGCAGGAGGTGGAGCCGGTTCCCGCACTGGGCTTCTCCTCCCTGCAGGAGATCCTCTACCGCTATGAGTCTGAAGTCTTCTTCGAGCGGATGACCCCCGAGGAGGCTGCCGAGGCCATGATCGGAGAGATGGAACAGGAACTCCAGTGATCCGAAGGCAGGCTCGCTGAACCTCAAGAGGCGCAGTGGTGGTGAGGGGGTGGCCCACAGGGCCATCCCCTCACCTATGTGTCCTCGGTCTCCCTCGCGTCTGCAAAGATGGCCATGTGAATACTCAAGATGCAGACCGGTCAGTAATGGTGGGGGAATGGTCGCCCGTGGATGACCGACGGCTCCACCTCGGGGAGGGCGCACGCTTCCTCGAGGTCGGCCTCCCGGGGCAGGACGCTGGTGCCGGCGAAGAACATCACTTCGTGGTCGTCGACATCATCGACGGCGGCCTCTACTCCACCACCGGTCTGCCGGGATCCGGGCTCACGCAGCTCGCCGCGCTGAGTGAGTCGCTCGGCGCCGTCGCGCCCGTGCACCAGGAGGGTGCCCCCACCGAATCGTCGGCGAGCTGGGTGGCCGCGCTCGGAGCGGGTCTCGTGCTGCTGGGTCAGCGGGATGCCGCAGGATTGCAGATCGTGCAGCGACTCGGCCAGCCAGCGGCTGGCCGCGCCGAGGTTCCGCTGCGCATGAACGACGCCGTCGCCGATCCGCACGGACGGTTCTGGGCCGGCGCGATGACCTACGACGGCGACCCCGGCGATGGATTCCTGCTGCGTCTGGACCGGAACGGCTCGATCCACATCATGCTGGAGGACCTGGCCATCCCGAACGGGCCGGCCTTCACCGCCGACGGAGCCACGATGTACCTCGCGGAGACCACCACTGGCTGGATCCGCCGCTTCCCCGTGGACCCGGCCACCGGTGACCTCGGCCCGGGTGAAAAGTTCGTCCACGTGTGCGAGGGCGGACCCGACGGAATGACCGTGGACGCCGAGGGCTGCCTGTGGTCCGCGGTCTGGGGCGGATCCTGCCTGCATCGGTACTCTCCGGCGGGCGAGCTTCTCGAGCGCATCGAGGTGCCGGTGCGTCAGCCCACCAGCATCGCCATCAGCTCCGTGGCTCCCTACCGAGCCATCGTCACCTCCGCCACGCAGCATCTCGATTCCGCCACGCGTCATGATGGGCGCGTGATCACGGCCGAGGTCAGCGTCGGGGGCCTGCCCGCCGTAAGCTACAACCGCAGACCGCAGTAGATCCGCCGCACCCCCGGCTCGGTCCCGGAGATGAGCGGCGGTCGGCCTGACGCACCAGACGAGCAGAACGTTCCAGGAAGGAACCGCGTGGAGAAGAGCAGCAGCCAGGACCCGCAGCAGACCCAGATGAACTGGGCGAAGAACCTGACGTACTCCGCCAGCCGACTCGAGCGGCCGCGCTCCGTGGCCGAGCTCAGCGAGATCGTCGCCGCTTGCGACCGGGTCAAGGCCCTGGGCAGCAGGCACAGCTTCAGCTCCGTGGCTGACACGACCGGCACGCTGATCGAGCTCATCGACATGCCGCGGATCTTCGAACTGGACGCGGCTGCGGGTACGGTCACCCTGGACGCCTCCACGCGCTACGGCGACCTCGCTGCCGCGCTGCAGGCCGAAGGCTGGGCGCTGCCGAACATGGCCTCCCTCCCGCACATCACCGTGGCGGGCACCGTCGCCACCGGAACCCACGGCTCCGGGGATGGCAATCAGCCGCTGGCCTCCTCCGTGCGCAGCCTTCAGATGGTCCTTGCCGATGGCAGCGTGCGCACCTTCACCCGCGGAGAACCAGACTTCGACGGCGCGGTGGTCAGCCTCGGCGCCCTGGGCGTGGTCACCCAGCTCACCCTTTATGTCATCCCGAGCTTCGAGGTGCGCCAGGACGTCTATGCCGGAGTCAGCTGGGACGGCGTGCTGGCCGAGTTCGATGCGCTGACCAGCTCGGCGTACAGCGTGAGTCTGTTCACCCGGTGGACCGGTGAGGATTTCGGAATGGTGTGGATGAAGTCCACCCAGGAGCCGCCCGCCGAGGTGCTCGGGGTCTCGGCTCTGACCCAGGACATCGGTCTCGCCGAGGGACCCGCCGAATACGCCACGGATCAGTGCGGTCAGTGGGGCAGCTGGGACCAGCGCCTGCCGCACTTCCGGCTGGACTTCACGCCCAGCAACGGCGAGGAGCTGCAGAGCGAGTACCTGCTGCCGCGCGAGCACGCGACCGAGGGGCTGCGCAAGGTCCGCCAGCTCGCCGCGGAGATCGAGCCCCTGCTGCTGATCACCGAGATCCGCACGATGGCTGCCGATGAACAGTGGATGAGCGGGGCCTCGGGCCGCGACACGGTCGGCTTCCACTTCACCTGGCGCCTGCTGCCGGAGGAGGTCGCCGAGGTGCTGGTGAAGATCGAGGAGCAGCTGCTTCCGCTGGGCGCACGGCCGCACTGGGGCAAGCGCTTCGTCACCACCGACATCGCCGCGCTGTACCCGAAGCTGGATCAGTTCACGGAACTCGCGGGGCGCCTGGATCCCACCGGCAC
The nucleotide sequence above comes from Nesterenkonia halotolerans. Encoded proteins:
- the chvE gene encoding multiple monosaccharide ABC transporter substrate-binding protein, encoding MQNRSMKMLGASAALVLGLTACSGGGAGSDEGDGGGDAAPEDMTVGVAMPTQTYERWLNDGASVEEGLEELGYTADLQFADDDIPTQQQQIDQMITQEYDALIIASIDGSALTSQLDAAAAADIPVISYDRLLTNSENVDFYVTFDNFAVGQEQARALLYGLGVLDENFEEAEDAPEETLNVELFAGSLDDNNARFFWDGAMDVLEPYIEDGTLAVPSGQTTIEQAATQRWEQETAQERMENLITSDYRGSDAELDGVLSPADPLSRGIINALRSAGMGDDIESGLPIVTGQDAEIASVSLIAEGVQHSTIFKDTRNLADEAVNAADAFLNGEEPEANDTESYDNGSAVIPSYLLPVEMILEENYEEILVESDFYTEEQVESGQQ
- a CDS encoding ABC transporter substrate-binding protein; translation: MRIKKFTKLAAATTIGALALTSCGGGGDAEGTEEDPVELRFAWWGSEDRNASTQEIIEAFEEENPGITVEGSYNDWTGYQDQLATQVASGDGPDIVQLDDEFISEYADRGSLLELTDVDTSNIDPAVVEGGQADGTQYAIPTGVNALVMMANPQLFEEAGVEIPDDTTWTWDDYLEISETIHEETGAYGTNKPVAQTMMIWLRQHDKSMFTEDGGIGFNEEDAEEYFTLLSDMMDSNALASASELVEEESANLEAALIATNQAAMGMSWTNQLPVMSEASGNDLIPLRFPSPTGNVEDNGLWFKNTMLVAATASTDYPEEAQMFIDFMVNSEEAGQANLMDRGLPSNADVRESVIEQVEGQDLVAAEFVADLDGEITDSEVLPPVGFTGISDALTNRQQDVYFDRATPAEAAESFVTEVEDILANNE
- the mmsA gene encoding multiple monosaccharide ABC transporter ATP-binding protein, producing the protein MNENILEMRSITKRFPGVVALQDVNLQVRRGEIHAVCGENGAGKSTLMKVLSGVHPAGTYEGEIHFESKAVSFSSLNDSEHLGIVIIHQELALVPHLSVAENIFLGNEKSHGGIINWHEVNLAAAALLEKVGLHENPVTPVGHLGVGKQQLVEIAKALSKDVKLLILDEPTAALNDDDSAHLLGLIRDLREEGVTCIIISHKLGEIAAVADSTTVIRDGSTVETIDMAEASRNGEDLTRRIIRDMVGRDMENMYPARDVTLGEEVFRIEDWHVSHPTQRERKVVDGAALNVRAGEVVGIAGLMGAGRTELAMSVFGKSYGRDISGTVYMHGKPVKIESVSDAIKAGIAYVSEDRKRYGLNLIDDIRRNISSSALKRVAPRGWINENEEIAVAERYRGSMNIKAPTVMSVLGKLSGGNQQKVVLSKWLYTEPELLILDEPTRGIDVGAKYEIYSIINKLAASGKAIIVISSELPEVLGMCDRVYTLSSGRITGQVPVEDATQERLMELMTMEKD
- the araA gene encoding L-arabinose isomerase — encoded protein: MTTNPSTSPFEAKTIWFLTGSQGLYGPETLDQVAEQSQQVAAALDAAGEVPVEIVWKPVLTERDAIRSAALQANADENCLGVIVWMHTFSPAKMWISGLEALAKPMLHFHTQANMTLPWADIDMDFMNLNQAAHGDREFGYIATRTGVRRKTVVGHSTDPRVHGEVASWARAAAGWNALQNMRVCRFGDNMRNVAVTEGDKTEAEIRLGTSINTWAVNDLVERVEAVSQDQVDALLAEYDADYDVAEELQEGGARREALAYAARQEAGMRSFLQEGGFEAFTTNFEDLGGLRQLPGLAVQRLMAAGYGFGAEGDWKTALLVRAAKVMGHGLPGGASLMEDYTYEMTPGKEKILGAHMLEICPSLTTTTPRIEIHPLGIGDREDPVRMVFDTDPGEGVVVAMSDLRERFRLTANLVDVVAPDEPLPNLPVARAVWEPRPNFATSATCWLTAGAAHHTVLSTAAGLEAFEDLAEIAGMELAVIDADTTARGFARELRHNAAYYRLAQGL
- the mmsB gene encoding multiple monosaccharide ABC transporter permease; translation: MTGTSNIIELLTRNLRQSGIYIAFVLIVLLFTVLTGGTLLSPGNITNLVLQYSYILILAIGMVMIIVAGHIDLSVGSVVALTGGVAAVVVIREGMPWWVGIIAALITGVLVGIWQGFWVAIVGIPAFIVTLAGMLIFRGLAMQVLDNVSLSPFPEEYRQIAGGFSNGLLGGPGYDLFTLVIFALASVGFAVQQWRARMRKLEYKQPVEALWLFAVKVLLVVAVIMAFGWQLANSRGMPYVLVLLAALVLIYGFVTQRTVFGRHIYAMGGNLDAAKLSGVKTKRVNFLLFVNMGVLAAIAGIVYSARSNSAQPAAGNMFELDAIAAAFIGGAAVTGGVGKVQGAIIGGLIMAVMSNGMQIMGIDQSTQNVVRGVVLVLAVAYDVWSKKRASVSS